Proteins co-encoded in one Acidobacteriota bacterium genomic window:
- the uraH gene encoding hydroxyisourate hydrolase has translation MSGITTYILDTTSGRPGAGIPAVLERKTHSAGWQAIAEGITDVDGRINDLLEPKDVFLPGHYRLIFEIGPYFLLKSIECFFPQITISFVVKDPMQHYHVPLLLSPFGYSTFRGR, from the coding sequence ATGAGCGGGATAACAACATACATACTCGACACAACCTCAGGCCGTCCCGGTGCAGGAATTCCCGCTGTACTTGAACGGAAGACACATTCAGCCGGCTGGCAGGCTATCGCCGAAGGTATCACCGACGTTGACGGGCGAATAAACGATCTGCTCGAGCCGAAAGACGTGTTCTTACCCGGACACTACCGGTTGATATTCGAGATCGGCCCGTATTTTTTGCTGAAGAGCATTGAGTGCTTTTTCCCGCAGATCACCATTAGTTTTGTGGTGAAGGATCCGATGCAGCACTACCACGTGCCGCTATTGCTGAGTCCCTTTGGATATTCGACATTTCGAGGCCGTTGA
- a CDS encoding ROK family transcriptional regulator, which translates to MKKIYLHGAKDQIARHNTIRDINKQIVLNYVRARSPISRAEIARETSLQRSTVSAIVDNLTAEGLIEEIGTGDSTGGRKPTLLRLRTGTPAVIGVDVTPRETTIVLADLTGSIMRSEVFPTSPDIGYMNEQILSKVTHFADNNPGTGLEVGISIPGIADQESGRMLYIPYFQWSDWDIGQRIHAATGLPVIIDNDANAVALAELWFGSDEIKRTRNFIMLLIAEGIGTGIIVDGQVYRGESGAAGEFGHMFVGENAPVTCSCGRRDCWEAHASEKAIIQRYGSVNGHGAAAIDIERFIGLAKNGERQATRVLNETARYLGIGISNLIIGFSPETIVVSGSIVKAWDLISEEINEMAKRSIRHELVRTNIVPSALGDNPTILGSISLVLSRKFASAN; encoded by the coding sequence ATGAAAAAGATATACCTTCATGGAGCAAAAGACCAAATCGCGCGACATAATACGATCCGGGATATTAACAAACAGATCGTACTAAATTATGTTCGAGCTAGATCTCCGATCTCGCGAGCCGAGATCGCTCGCGAGACATCTCTGCAGCGTTCGACCGTTTCGGCGATCGTAGATAATTTGACGGCCGAAGGGCTGATCGAAGAGATAGGAACAGGCGATTCGACAGGTGGCCGCAAGCCGACATTGCTGCGGCTGCGAACGGGAACGCCAGCTGTTATCGGAGTTGATGTGACGCCTCGGGAGACAACTATCGTTCTCGCCGACCTGACCGGGAGCATTATGCGGAGCGAGGTCTTTCCGACCTCTCCGGACATCGGCTACATGAACGAGCAGATCCTGTCGAAGGTGACGCACTTTGCCGACAACAATCCAGGAACCGGCCTGGAAGTCGGGATCAGCATTCCCGGCATCGCCGACCAGGAATCCGGCAGAATGCTGTATATACCGTACTTTCAATGGTCAGATTGGGACATCGGTCAGCGGATCCACGCAGCCACCGGCTTGCCCGTGATCATTGACAACGACGCAAATGCGGTCGCTCTCGCCGAGCTCTGGTTCGGGTCAGACGAGATAAAGAGAACGCGAAACTTCATAATGCTTCTGATCGCCGAGGGTATCGGAACCGGAATCATCGTCGACGGCCAGGTCTACCGCGGCGAGAGCGGCGCGGCGGGCGAATTCGGCCATATGTTCGTCGGCGAGAATGCACCGGTCACGTGCTCGTGCGGCCGACGCGATTGCTGGGAGGCACATGCCTCTGAAAAAGCGATAATTCAACGGTATGGTTCGGTAAATGGCCACGGTGCGGCAGCTATCGATATCGAAAGATTTATCGGCCTGGCAAAAAACGGCGAACGTCAGGCGACAAGGGTTTTGAACGAAACGGCAAGATATCTTGGTATCGGTATATCCAATTTGATCATCGGCTTCAGCCCGGAGACGATCGTCGTCTCGGGGAGCATTGTTAAAGCGTGGGATCTGATCAGCGAAGAGATAAATGAGATGGCAAAGCGCAGTATTCGCCACGAACTCGTCCGAACTAACATCGTTCCGTCGGCTTTGGGTGATAATCCGACAATATTGGGCTCGATAAGCCTAGTTCTGTCGAGAAAATTTGCCTCGGCAAATTAA
- a CDS encoding TonB-dependent receptor produces the protein MKKSKLLTFKRIVMLTISILSVVTFGIAQTESARISGSVMDANGAAISGATVSLRSIGTGREVKTVSGADGTYSILSLQPGRYQIEVGQTNFKTTKQEITLEVAQNADLNFSLEAGAVSETVTVTSDIPQVDSTTSALSQVIQGREAVDLPLNGRNVLELARLTPGVTQGVPAGFATGVSGNAETYRARNTGGAALSVNGQRTQANNFLLDGVDNNESLVNTINVFPSAEAVQEFRVQTSVATAEFGRGGGGIINSVVKSGTNDFFGSAFGFVRNDNLDARPTFEQSKREFRRGQFGGTFGGAIWKDKIFFFGDYEGLRQFLPVSQDFASVPTAAFRTGNFSTLTTQLKDPLTGLNVCVNGTTTNGILCTNGNGVAFNRLDQLAGNRLNPVGLKYLQAFPLPNNGTGFQSNYVSTRVENTNTDTFDIRGDASLSTNNQMFGRFSKGRFRQTTTSRLPDLPAGFGSGTNPTDTQGLVVGLNSVLSSRVVNEFRIQANRIKFGYTPPFFDRAISADLGIPNANRDANLGGGALIGGYNGQLEYTGDFGPYLVPQNTYQIVDSVSFTSGSHTLKFGGTIIRRDVALYRPNRGKGYFFLIGNGDPSQCGGAASTGNEQADLLIGFVCNYQIGPPFGTVGTRNWENGLFAQDDWKVSSRLTLNLGLRYEYFTNPTEMYGRQANFDLATGRLVVASGNKDSLTDTDTNNFGPRIGFAYDLDGKGKSSLRGGYGLFYFLDRGGIDNQLAQNPPYSGFSQFNYTDGVRITLSGRAPNNSLDSRLATGALPLGSVSDVNLNNPQNVTVLAIRPDNKTSNIHQFNIQYQRQLTDNTALSVGYVGTRGRNLALYYNLNGNIREAGTNVACPNGRTTAPCYTNGGRVNVRDDNGKSQYDSLQVQLNRRFSNGWQYRAAYTYSKTKDNGEGAFDSVADLNLNFVEPFATSRLDFPHVFSFETVYDLPWGTGRRWGTNWNRGLNAVLGGWQINGIFRAQSGQTFDVRRDGVRVDLTGDPYTGNNSLYLNRSAFTNAPATRFGNLGRNSLRGPSGQQVNMGLSKDFGITERVKFQFRAEFFNLFNTPQLTPPNTDLNNTSTSNGFGTITSTYGFTNRQIQFGARLQF, from the coding sequence ATGAAAAAAAGCAAACTACTTACATTCAAGCGGATCGTTATGTTAACGATCTCGATCCTGAGCGTCGTAACGTTCGGCATCGCGCAGACGGAATCTGCCCGGATCTCGGGCTCCGTCATGGACGCTAACGGAGCAGCCATCAGCGGCGCAACCGTTAGCCTTAGATCGATCGGCACGGGCCGCGAAGTCAAAACGGTCAGCGGAGCAGACGGAACATACAGCATTCTGTCGCTGCAGCCGGGCCGCTACCAGATCGAAGTTGGTCAGACCAATTTTAAGACGACCAAACAAGAGATAACTCTCGAGGTTGCACAGAACGCGGATCTCAATTTTAGCCTTGAAGCAGGCGCGGTATCCGAGACGGTGACGGTCACGAGCGATATTCCGCAGGTAGATAGTACGACATCTGCACTAAGTCAGGTGATCCAGGGACGAGAAGCGGTAGACCTTCCTCTTAACGGACGAAATGTTCTCGAACTCGCCCGCCTGACCCCCGGCGTCACACAGGGAGTTCCCGCTGGATTTGCGACGGGCGTTTCCGGCAATGCCGAGACGTACCGAGCGCGTAACACCGGCGGTGCGGCTTTATCGGTAAACGGCCAGCGAACACAGGCGAACAATTTCCTGCTCGATGGCGTTGATAATAACGAATCGCTGGTAAACACGATCAACGTATTCCCTTCGGCTGAAGCGGTTCAGGAATTCCGCGTCCAAACGAGCGTCGCAACGGCTGAATTCGGCCGCGGCGGCGGCGGTATCATCAATTCCGTCGTCAAATCGGGAACTAATGATTTCTTCGGCAGTGCATTTGGTTTTGTGAGAAATGACAACCTTGATGCAAGGCCGACATTTGAACAATCGAAACGCGAATTTCGCCGCGGACAGTTCGGCGGCACCTTTGGCGGAGCGATCTGGAAAGACAAGATCTTTTTCTTCGGCGATTACGAAGGCCTTCGCCAGTTTCTGCCGGTGAGCCAGGATTTTGCGTCGGTACCGACTGCCGCCTTCCGCACGGGTAATTTTTCGACGCTTACTACCCAGCTGAAAGACCCGCTTACCGGACTGAACGTCTGTGTAAACGGAACGACGACGAACGGGATCCTTTGCACGAACGGAAACGGCGTGGCATTCAACCGCCTCGACCAGCTCGCTGGCAATCGTCTCAATCCCGTTGGATTGAAATATCTCCAGGCGTTCCCGCTGCCTAACAACGGAACAGGATTCCAGAGTAACTACGTCTCGACACGTGTCGAGAACACGAACACTGACACTTTCGATATCAGAGGTGACGCTTCCCTCTCGACCAACAATCAGATGTTCGGCCGCTTTAGCAAAGGCCGTTTTCGTCAGACGACGACCTCAAGGCTGCCTGATCTGCCGGCCGGATTTGGTTCGGGAACGAACCCGACCGATACACAAGGCTTAGTTGTCGGCCTGAACTCGGTTCTGAGTTCGAGGGTCGTAAATGAATTTCGTATTCAGGCGAACCGCATCAAATTCGGCTATACCCCTCCATTCTTTGACCGGGCCATCTCAGCCGATCTTGGAATTCCGAATGCAAACCGCGATGCTAACCTCGGCGGCGGGGCATTGATCGGCGGCTATAACGGCCAGCTCGAATATACGGGTGATTTCGGCCCGTATCTGGTTCCGCAGAACACATATCAGATCGTTGACAGCGTCAGCTTCACGAGCGGGAGCCATACCTTAAAATTCGGCGGTACGATCATCCGGCGCGATGTCGCCCTCTATCGTCCGAACCGCGGTAAAGGCTATTTCTTCCTGATCGGTAACGGCGACCCGTCGCAGTGCGGCGGTGCAGCTTCGACGGGCAATGAACAGGCCGACCTGCTTATTGGATTCGTCTGTAACTATCAGATCGGCCCGCCGTTCGGAACGGTCGGCACGCGAAACTGGGAGAACGGCCTGTTTGCTCAGGATGACTGGAAGGTTTCGAGCAGACTAACGCTGAATCTCGGCCTTCGTTATGAATACTTCACAAACCCGACGGAAATGTACGGCCGTCAGGCAAACTTTGATCTCGCCACCGGACGCCTCGTCGTTGCGTCAGGCAACAAGGATTCGCTAACCGATACTGATACCAACAATTTCGGCCCGCGTATCGGATTCGCGTACGATCTTGACGGCAAGGGCAAATCATCGCTTCGCGGCGGTTACGGTTTGTTCTACTTCCTCGATCGCGGCGGTATCGACAACCAGCTTGCCCAGAATCCACCTTACAGCGGATTCTCGCAGTTCAACTACACCGACGGCGTCCGTATCACGCTTTCAGGACGTGCCCCCAATAACTCGCTTGATTCGCGTCTCGCGACCGGTGCTTTGCCGCTGGGCAGCGTCTCGGATGTTAATTTAAACAATCCTCAGAACGTCACCGTCCTGGCTATCAGGCCGGATAACAAGACCTCGAACATTCACCAGTTCAACATTCAGTACCAGCGTCAGCTGACCGATAACACGGCACTCAGCGTCGGTTACGTTGGAACTCGCGGCCGCAACCTGGCTCTTTATTACAACCTGAACGGAAACATCCGCGAAGCCGGAACGAACGTCGCGTGTCCTAACGGACGCACGACCGCACCGTGCTACACGAACGGCGGACGTGTCAATGTTCGCGACGACAACGGCAAATCGCAGTATGATTCGCTTCAGGTACAGCTCAATCGACGCTTTTCGAACGGTTGGCAGTATCGTGCGGCTTACACCTATTCGAAGACCAAAGATAACGGCGAAGGTGCCTTCGACAGCGTTGCGGATCTTAACCTCAACTTTGTCGAGCCGTTCGCGACCTCGCGTCTCGATTTCCCGCATGTCTTCTCGTTCGAAACGGTTTACGATCTTCCGTGGGGAACCGGACGACGTTGGGGCACCAACTGGAATCGCGGTTTGAACGCGGTACTTGGCGGATGGCAGATCAACGGCATCTTCCGTGCACAGAGCGGCCAGACCTTCGACGTTCGTCGCGATGGTGTGAGAGTTGACCTAACCGGCGATCCGTATACCGGCAACAACAGCCTGTATCTGAACCGCTCAGCGTTCACTAACGCACCGGCGACTCGTTTCGGCAATCTCGGACGCAACAGCCTTCGCGGGCCGTCGGGTCAGCAGGTTAATATGGGACTAAGCAAGGATTTCGGGATCACGGAACGGGTTAAGTTCCAGTTCCGTGCCGAGTTCTTTAACCTGTTCAATACGCCGCAGCTTACGCCGCCGAATACCGATCTGAACAACACCAGCACCTCGAACGGTTTTGGTACGATCACGTCGACCTATGGATTTACGAATCGTCAGATCCAGTTCGGAGCACGTCTGCAATTCTAG
- a CDS encoding phytanoyl-CoA dioxygenase family protein, translating into MDLRDKYDLAGADRTRFAADGHILLRSVATADEIAAFGPAIRDAGFRYNNESRNIEERDTYGKAFLQTTNLWMRDTTVKKFVFSRRFAQLAAELLGVEKVRLYHDQALFKEAGGGATPWHQDQYYWPLDTDRTITMWMPLVDIDETMGMITFASGSHVKGPIGSQAISDESQETYEAYIRDEKFEISKAASMKAGDATFHLGWTIHGAGENRSESRLREVMTIIYFADGARIANPQNENQIADLNAWLDGKEPGTLADGALSPVLN; encoded by the coding sequence ATGGACTTACGCGACAAATATGATCTGGCAGGAGCGGATCGAACCAGATTCGCAGCTGACGGCCATATTTTACTGAGGTCGGTCGCGACGGCGGATGAGATCGCTGCATTTGGGCCCGCGATCCGCGATGCAGGTTTCCGCTATAACAACGAATCACGAAATATCGAAGAAAGAGATACATACGGCAAGGCGTTCCTGCAGACGACGAATCTATGGATGCGGGATACTACTGTCAAGAAATTTGTCTTTAGCCGAAGATTTGCCCAGCTTGCGGCCGAACTGCTTGGCGTAGAAAAGGTTCGGCTTTATCACGATCAGGCTCTCTTTAAGGAGGCGGGCGGCGGTGCGACGCCTTGGCATCAGGACCAATATTATTGGCCGCTCGATACCGACCGCACGATCACAATGTGGATGCCGCTCGTCGATATTGACGAAACGATGGGAATGATCACCTTCGCATCCGGCTCACATGTAAAAGGGCCGATCGGAAGTCAGGCGATCTCGGACGAGAGCCAGGAAACATATGAGGCTTACATTCGCGACGAAAAGTTTGAGATTTCAAAGGCCGCGTCGATGAAAGCAGGTGATGCGACATTTCATCTGGGTTGGACGATCCACGGAGCGGGCGAAAATCGGTCGGAATCGAGACTCCGCGAAGTGATGACGATCATCTATTTCGCGGACGGAGCCCGGATCGCAAACCCGCAGAACGAGAATCAGATCGCCGATCTGAACGCCTGGCTGGACGGAAAAGAGCCGGGGACGCTTGCGGACGGCGCGCTAAGCCCGGTTTTGAATTAG
- the malQ gene encoding 4-alpha-glucanotransferase, whose translation MPNKFPRASGILLHPTSLPGKYGIGDLGSEAYRFVDFLAAARQAYWQILPLGPTGFGDSPYQCFSAFAGNPLMISPEMLIEDGLITETDLSDLPDFEEHKVDFGGVYNWKTQLLPRAFEGFHHITSVDLRGKFETFCQQNDFWLDDYALYRAVKLQQDQKAWFEWPSALKLRDGNAIEEAHENLYDQVQAEKFYQFLFFRQWFELKEYANRKGIKIIGDIPIFVAADSADVWCNQKKFKLNEDGTAKVVAGVPPDYFSKTGQLWGNPIYDWDAMQADDFRWWIARVASTLQTVDVVRIDHFRGFAASWEVPGKDKTAENGRWVDVPGKELFIALKRSLGDLAIIAEDLGVITPDVEELRDGFGYPGMRILQFAFGGDAKNHDLPHNYIKNCVAYTGTHDNDTTVGWYNSQAGAGSTRDEKEISREHDYCLSYLASDGKEIHWDFIRAVWASVADTAIAPMQDVLGLGTEARMNLPASDSGNWYWRCSRADLSEENAARLKELSEIYGRSVGS comes from the coding sequence ATGCCCAATAAATTTCCGCGAGCTTCAGGAATTCTTCTTCATCCGACTTCGCTGCCCGGCAAGTATGGCATCGGCGATCTCGGCAGCGAAGCTTACCGTTTCGTCGATTTCCTGGCTGCGGCTCGTCAAGCTTACTGGCAGATCCTTCCGCTTGGGCCGACCGGATTTGGCGATTCACCTTATCAATGCTTCTCGGCCTTTGCCGGCAACCCGCTGATGATCTCGCCGGAAATGCTGATCGAGGACGGCTTGATCACCGAAACGGACCTTTCCGACCTGCCGGATTTTGAGGAACACAAGGTGGATTTCGGAGGCGTTTATAATTGGAAAACCCAACTTCTCCCCCGGGCCTTCGAAGGTTTTCATCACATCACCAGCGTGGATCTTCGCGGCAAATTTGAGACCTTTTGCCAGCAGAACGACTTCTGGCTGGATGACTACGCCCTTTACCGAGCGGTCAAATTACAACAGGATCAAAAGGCTTGGTTCGAATGGCCATCAGCCCTTAAATTGCGAGACGGCAATGCCATCGAGGAAGCTCACGAGAACCTCTACGACCAGGTCCAGGCTGAAAAATTCTATCAGTTCCTGTTCTTCAGGCAGTGGTTTGAGCTCAAAGAATACGCCAATCGCAAGGGCATCAAGATCATCGGCGATATTCCGATCTTCGTCGCTGCCGATTCAGCCGACGTATGGTGCAATCAAAAAAAATTCAAGCTGAACGAGGACGGCACAGCAAAGGTCGTTGCCGGTGTTCCCCCTGACTATTTTTCGAAGACGGGGCAACTATGGGGCAATCCGATCTACGATTGGGACGCTATGCAGGCTGACGATTTTCGATGGTGGATCGCTCGCGTTGCATCAACACTGCAAACGGTGGACGTCGTTCGCATCGATCATTTTCGCGGGTTTGCAGCTTCGTGGGAAGTTCCGGGAAAAGACAAAACTGCCGAGAACGGACGCTGGGTCGACGTGCCCGGAAAGGAGCTTTTTATCGCCCTCAAACGCTCGCTCGGCGACCTCGCCATCATTGCCGAAGACCTCGGCGTCATCACGCCAGATGTTGAAGAACTGCGTGACGGCTTCGGCTATCCGGGAATGCGTATCCTGCAGTTCGCCTTTGGCGGCGACGCAAAAAATCACGATCTGCCGCACAACTACATCAAGAATTGCGTCGCCTACACGGGCACTCACGACAACGATACAACGGTCGGTTGGTACAACTCACAGGCCGGAGCAGGCTCGACCCGGGACGAAAAAGAGATCAGCCGCGAACACGACTACTGCCTGAGTTACCTCGCTTCAGATGGTAAAGAGATCCATTGGGACTTTATCCGGGCAGTATGGGCGTCAGTTGCGGATACGGCGATCGCTCCGATGCAGGATGTGCTGGGGTTAGGCACGGAAGCCCGTATGAATTTGCCTGCGTCAGATTCGGGCAACTGGTACTGGCGATGCAGTCGTGCCGATCTTTCTGAAGAGAACGCAGCCAGATTGAAAGAACTGTCGGAAATTTATGGCCGGAGCGTCGGAAGCTAA
- a CDS encoding cyclomaltodextrinase N-terminal domain-containing protein, which produces MQNKIRLIIVLLLAAYVLPAAAQTPTVEKIDPPNWWTGMTINPVRVLLRGTGLKSATVTVPTGLSAGNYKHSENGHYLFFDLTIPPTTAPGIKKLSVNGNGKTTTFDFEVNSRPSAVGKYQGFSPDDVIYLLMPDRFADGDTSNNDPAISKGLYDRSKTRRYHGGDLEGIISKLPYLKSLGVTAIWTTPIYDNNNKLDEKEVYDGEKTTGYHGYGAVDMYSVDEHFGDVDKLKELVDKAHAMGLKMVQDQVANHTGPYHVWANDPPTPSWWNGTADNHLSNNWQKWTTMNPRASYQTQRRNLEGWFVDILPDFNQDDPEVEKYLIQNSIWWIERVGYDAIRMDTLPHVPRTFWAKWGAAIKRQYPKVNILGELFDGDPALLSYFQTGRKGHDGIDTQIDTLFDFTTYYAIRDAFAQGKSIRAVSQAFAHDWLYPRPEVLSTFLGNHDVGRFLGEPGATVEGLKLANTLIMTSRGTPILYYGDEIAMKSGGDPENRRDFPGGFPADGIDKFAAPGRNAVEKDVWDHLAKLGKLRQTFEPLRRGKTIDLLDEEQQMAYARMTDKEAIVVVFNNETKPATVTFDVSMIKQTKTNGSFVDLLDEPRSFEVKNGSVNVELPARSARILRGVTLR; this is translated from the coding sequence ATGCAAAATAAAATACGCCTCATAATAGTCTTGCTTTTAGCTGCCTACGTTCTACCGGCGGCGGCTCAGACCCCGACAGTCGAAAAAATAGATCCGCCGAATTGGTGGACGGGAATGACGATCAACCCGGTCCGCGTGCTGCTTCGCGGCACCGGCCTGAAGAGTGCGACGGTCACAGTTCCTACCGGTTTGAGTGCCGGCAATTACAAACACAGCGAGAACGGCCATTATCTGTTCTTTGATCTTACGATTCCACCAACAACGGCTCCGGGCATAAAGAAACTGTCGGTTAACGGAAACGGTAAAACAACTACATTCGATTTTGAGGTCAACTCGCGGCCGTCGGCAGTTGGGAAATATCAAGGATTCTCGCCGGACGACGTCATCTACCTGCTGATGCCTGACCGGTTTGCTGACGGTGACACTTCAAATAATGACCCCGCGATCTCAAAAGGCCTTTACGACCGCAGCAAAACGCGGCGATATCACGGCGGCGATCTCGAGGGCATCATCAGCAAACTCCCCTATCTCAAATCGCTCGGAGTGACCGCGATCTGGACGACACCGATCTACGACAACAACAACAAGCTCGACGAAAAGGAAGTTTACGACGGGGAAAAAACCACGGGATACCACGGCTACGGCGCGGTCGATATGTACAGCGTCGATGAGCATTTCGGCGATGTTGATAAATTAAAAGAGCTGGTCGACAAAGCCCACGCTATGGGCCTCAAAATGGTCCAGGATCAGGTCGCCAACCACACCGGGCCGTATCACGTCTGGGCAAATGATCCGCCGACACCGAGCTGGTGGAACGGCACCGCCGACAATCATCTCTCGAACAACTGGCAAAAATGGACGACGATGAATCCGCGCGCGTCCTACCAGACGCAGCGGCGCAATCTCGAAGGATGGTTCGTCGATATTCTTCCCGACTTTAACCAGGACGATCCCGAGGTCGAAAAATACCTGATCCAGAACAGCATTTGGTGGATCGAGCGAGTCGGTTACGACGCGATCCGTATGGATACGCTGCCGCACGTGCCGCGTACCTTTTGGGCGAAATGGGGAGCCGCGATCAAGCGTCAATATCCAAAGGTAAACATTCTCGGCGAGCTTTTCGACGGCGATCCGGCATTGCTCTCGTATTTTCAGACCGGCCGCAAAGGCCACGACGGCATCGACACGCAGATCGACACGCTCTTCGATTTCACAACGTATTACGCGATCCGCGATGCGTTCGCCCAGGGAAAATCGATCCGTGCGGTCTCACAGGCATTCGCCCACGACTGGCTCTACCCGCGGCCCGAGGTTCTCTCGACTTTCCTCGGCAATCACGACGTCGGACGCTTTCTCGGCGAACCCGGAGCGACCGTCGAAGGCCTGAAACTCGCAAACACGCTCATCATGACCTCACGCGGCACGCCGATCCTTTATTACGGCGACGAGATCGCCATGAAAAGCGGCGGCGACCCGGAAAACAGGCGTGATTTCCCTGGCGGTTTTCCGGCTGACGGCATCGACAAGTTCGCCGCACCAGGAAGAAACGCGGTGGAAAAAGACGTTTGGGATCACCTGGCAAAACTCGGAAAACTCCGTCAAACATTCGAACCGCTCCGCCGCGGCAAAACCATTGACCTGCTCGACGAAGAACAGCAGATGGCGTACGCACGCATGACCGACAAGGAAGCAATTGTGGTCGTTTTCAACAACGAGACGAAGCCTGCAACGGTAACGTTCGATGTGTCGATGATCAAGCAGACGAAGACCAATGGCTCGTTTGTAGATCTGCTTGACGAGCCTCGGTCCTTCGAAGTAAAGAACGGCAGCGTAAATGTCGAGCTGCCGGCTCGTTCTGCTCGCATTCTGCGCGGCGTAACTCTGCGATGA